Proteins co-encoded in one Papaver somniferum cultivar HN1 chromosome 5, ASM357369v1, whole genome shotgun sequence genomic window:
- the LOC113280495 gene encoding zinc finger BED domain-containing protein RICESLEEPER 4-like — MTVLTELNFLLLWPVGLEIFYVLYRDLGDLFELFVLLDAIVLGDLKMHDVKCTRQELQELDHYNDVMSADDEDDDVEMLDSVNEDPTVGCAPAQVARGNKNRLRSEVWEFFKLVEYKDGTTKGVCKACNVGYKYESQRGGTSAMKRHKCIKRQSMDVGKMILASQNSQLSTRVRKFRDICAYLNDDFKPISRNTGKADVVNKHKAQKEVIRNRLKLAPGRICLTSDMWTSLTTTVYISLTAHYLDKDWVLQKKLLNFSPLPPPHTALIVKEGLTKIDPAVLKIRALVKSLKKSQVRKQKFLDIVETLGMSGLKKGIQQDVKTRWNSTYLMLDSCILYKPVFSHLKLVDSDYEDCPINEEWEQIEVVTKFLKVLLKKESISNIEFIRNMVKEMQAKFDSYWKELSHILAMAVVLDPRSKMNFVKFTYSKLYPDERELECQVNKVHSNI; from the exons ATGACAGTTTTAACTGAATTAAATTTCTTACTGTTGTGGCCTGTGGGTCTTGAGATTTTTTATGTTCTTTACAGAGATTTAGGGGATTTGTTTGAgttgtttgttttgttagatGCTATTGTTTTGGGTGACTTGAAAATGCAT gatgtcaagtgtacaagacAAGAGTTACAAGAACTAGACCATTACAACGATGTTATGagtgctgatgatgaagatgatgatgttgagatgctAGATTCTGTGAATGAGGATCCAACTGTTGGTTGTGCACCTGCACAAGTTGCACGTGGAAATAAAAATAGACTTAGATCCGAAGTTTGGGAATTTTTTAAACTCGTTGAGTATAAGGATGGTACAACAAAGGGGGTGTGCAAGGCTTGTAATGTAGGATATAAATATGAAAGCCAAAGAGGTGGAACCTCAGCCATGAAAAGGCATAAGTGCATTAAACGTCAGTCTATGGACGTAGGGAAGATGATATTAGCTTCACAAAATAGCCAGCTGTCTACCCGTGTACGCAAG TTTAGGGATATATGTGCTTATTTAAAtgatgactttaaaccaatatcaaGAAATACTGGGAAAGCCGATGTGGTAAACAAACATAAAGcacaaaaagaagttattcgcaacagattgaaacttgctccag GTAGGAtatgtctaacatcagacatgtggactTCTTTAACAACTACTGTATATATAAGCTTAACTGCGCACTATCTTGATAAAGATTGGGTATTGCAAAAGAAGCTTCTGAATTTCTCTCcccttccaccacctcatacag CTCTTATTGTAAAAGAAGGACTTACGAAGATTGATCCAGCCGTGCTTAAGATTCGAGCGTTGGTGAAGTCCCTTAAAAAGtcccaagtaagaaaacaaaagttcttggaCATTGTTGAAACTTTAGGAATGTCTGGTCTGAAAAAGGGTATTCAGCAAGACGTAAAGACAAG gtggaattcaacttatcttatGTTAGACAGTTGTATCTTGTATAAGCCAGTTTTCTCTCATTTGAAGTTGGTGGATTCAGACTATGAAGACTGTCCAATTAATGAAGAATGGGAACAAATTGAAGTAGTCACAAAGTTTCTCAAG GTGTTACTAAAGAAAGAGAGCATAAGTAATATTGAATTCATTAGGAACATGGTAAAAGAGATGCAAGCAAAATTTGATAGTTACTGGAAGGAGTTGAGTCATATATTGGCTATGGcagttgtgttagatcctagatcgAAAATGAATTTTGTGAAATTTACTTACTCCAAGTTGTATCCTGATGAGAGAGAATTAGAATGTCAAGTTAATAAAGTGCATAGTAATATATAA